DNA sequence from the Kwoniella dendrophila CBS 6074 chromosome 11, complete sequence genome:
CAATGTCAGTGGAAATATCAACAACGGCGAAAAGCAGAATACAACGTTATTCACTCATGACAAGACCATAGTAAAACTATCATAAACAGCCAATTGGGCCAGGCTAGAGAGAATCACTCTTTCGAAGAATCACCTTGAAGATTGATTCACCTCGTACTCTTGAATTTGGACTTAAGGTGTATGTAGGAGTCACCATCACAATGGCATCTTTATCCATATCTCATACAGATCCAGATCCGTccttatcatcttcaaaggCAATACCACCTTTCTTAGCTACGATACTAGCTCAAAGATTAGTCATACCTGCACAAACAGAAGGTATAACTACGTCTGGTACAactaatccttcttcttcaacaacaacatcaaattcaaatcaaccttcACCTATTCCAAATCAACCATCACAAACAATTGCAACagtaccaccaccaaatccattATACCTACCTCCACCTGCATTACCTAAAGTCGAAGAAGATTTAGTACCTCCAGAAAACTTTTCATTAGTTTGTAAAGGTGTTTATAGATCTGGATTTCCTAAAAAAAGGAATTTTGGTTTTATGGAAACATTGAGATTGAAAACTGTATTGTAAGTTTGACCCTCATATCATCCTTGCTACGTTTGAAGTTCTTtaaccaaaaagaaaaaagaaaaaaagcAGGATAAAAAAGCTAACTTGTATGACCATTTGTGTTTTTGTATGTTCCCTTTAGAACATTAGTCTTGGAAGATTATCCAGCTGCAAATTTATCATGgtatcaagaacaagatataCAATTTATGCAATTTGGTATaccaggtaataaagaaccttttgataatatacctgaaaatataatTTGTTCTGCTTTAGTCGCAATTTTAGATAAAAGAAATCATCCAATTTTAATTCAttgtaataaaggtaaacataGAACAGGTTGTTTAATTGGTTGTATAAGAAGATTACAATCTTTTTCATTAACttcaatttttgatgaatataGAAAATTTTCTcaaccaaaatcaagagCTGTAGATCAacaatttattgatttatttgatttattacctgttTGGAAACAAGTCTTGTCTttaaacaacaacaacaatagtaataacagtaataataatgatgataatatcgataaaacATCGGATAGCATTTCAAAGCATAATAGTaatcaaaagaaaagtaaatCTACCAttataggtggtggtttaaataatttaccaaattggGAACCATCAATAACGTTACCAAAGAAAAGCTTGTTGAATAAAgtagatcaaaatcaaaatcaaaatcaatgtcaaaatcaaaatcaaaatcgaaatcttAGTCGAAATATGATATCAAAGGAAAAGTTTATACAGAATAATGATATAAATGGCAATAATGACAACAACCAATTCATAATTGATCCACATAACAATCTTCGACTTGATCAAAGTAGATTGATAGCGAGAACCGATCAGATTcagaaccagaaccagaaccagaaccagaaccagaaccagaaccagaaccagaaccagaaccagaatcaaaattcagATCATGACACTACTTTACAGGATCTATACCAGAATGGCGATAGAATAGATAAATCCACgattgaagaaaatgcaAGAGTTTATTCAAACCAAAAGCAAGACCAAATAGCTATCAATCAGTGATGAAACAATAATTGATTTGTGCCTAAAATAGGTTGTTTCAGTATAGATTTTCCAGATAGATTCCCTCCCttaatttaccatttgtACAATATCTTCCATAACCATACGtttatattatattcaatACTTGCATTACCAAAGACgaaaatgtatatatgttgTATCTGTATCACAACTAGTGCTTTTGAAATTTGTTGCATGATTTCATCGGTTATCATACTGATTTATTACTATAAACTCTTCAAAACATATCTAATGGTGGCATTGATCAGTCAATCACCTTCATACAGTATACTCCATGTATTCTTTTATATTGCTTTGACTATATTCTCTTTGCAAGTTCTCACAACAATGTCACTTCcttactttcactttcaccttcactcAACCCATACCCTCCGTCTATTCCAAATCCATCGCGTTGACATCACCTTGACCAGGTAATCTAATATGTCTAGAAGGCTCCCAAACTTGTAAAATATTATCTTCAGCTGTAGTTGCTAAATGCCATTTAGCGTTAGGTGACcaagataaatcagatactTTTGATGTATGTCCACCATGTACAAATAATAGTTCTGGTGGACCATCTTCGGCATCATCAGGGGTTTGTTCAGCtccaatcaaattcaaatcccATATATGTACTCTTCTATctgctgatgctgatgcgAAATGTACAGGTGAATGTGGTGACCAACTCAATTGTAATACATCATCTGTATGTCCTTCAAATGAatgtaatttcttttctggaTGTCTGATATCCCATAATGCGATTGTCTGACATGGAAAATTTCAAGATCAGCCTACGCGTTATTACTCATGCAGAAGgtaactcactttatcacttgatccaGTTAAGAATAAGTATTCAGAACTTGGGGCAAAAGCTACAGAGTTGATTTCCGCTGTATGACCTTCGACACGCGATTGAGGTTTGTTGACATTGGAATCACGTGTGTCCCAGCTGGATAATACATGGGTTTAGTCAATATCGCTATCCTAACAAACAACATGGGAGAAACCGCCAGAGTCCGCTCACATCATGATCTGTCTATCATCGCCTACTGAAGCGAACATAGTTGGGTCCATAGGGTGCCAATCAACATCCTGTGTCTTATGTTAGCCCTGCCAATTTCATCTTAGAAACGACTTACCCCGACACAAGCGGAATGACCTTTGTATACACGTATTGGCTGTAAGACAGGATCTTTCTTCTGGTAACCTTGAATATCCCTGTAGTTACACatttttcttcagcttaaGTCATATAATATGAATGTGATGAACTTACCAATGAGCTACGGTAGTATCTTCACTTGCACTTAGTATATGACCTTCTTTAAGTGTACTCCATGCGAGTCCATAACTACatacaattatcaaatgaagcAATCAGCTTTTTGACCTTTTCATTTCGACTGGATTTTCTAATGATGCATTATTAGTTGCGTAATACCGACTTACCCTTCTTTACTTTGACCTTTTAATCTAATATCCGGTTTACATTCACCATTTGGATTTGCTTTTGATTCATGTTTTGTTCTATCGAAAACTAACACATCACCTGAAACTGCTTTTGTTGCTATAAGTTCAGGGTTTTGTGGCATATATCGTGCTCTATTGATTTCGCCTTCATGATTTATTGTTTGGATAGCTCTAATTCGTGCAGGTGATTTGGTATAAGAGCCGATTTCTGGGACGTCATCAGAAGACAGTCAAATTAGCACAGAGAAGGAATCACAGTCTTAGTCATAATGAAGTACGTAGAAACCAAGACCAAGTCATagataattcagatgatcGAGTGTAAGGGAAGGTCAGATAAGTTGATTTCCTTTCACTCACCTTGCTTATCCTCATCGTACATTTCAGCAACTTCTTTGCCTGAGTTCTCCATACCACCTTTGGGCAACAATACTTCGGCAATTATTAGATGATCATTGGATTGACCAGAAGTATGTGTACCGATGATCATTCGATGAACAGTATAGTCTGCATCGGGAGGACTGAGGGAAAATATAACTATGTTAGCTGCTCGGGGGAGCTGCAGCTAAGTCAGCATTCGcaatcaaatcagcttacGAAGTTTGGTCTGGAAGCCATTGACAAGTGAGCGAAGGCCATGTGAGAGCGTGCGTTATAACTGTATCGTATAAGAATGGGGTACTGCGAACGGTACAATATCAGCTATATGGATAACTGAGTTTCAAGAAAACAGAAAGACTGACTTTTTCTTCCAGATTTTATATtcctataccatcaaaagattGTAAGctatctttcttctccacAAAAGCAGGGGAAAGTGAAAGGCAGCTTACCTCATTTATGACTTGAGAGTCATCTCCAGCGTCAGAAGCGTCATCTTCTACTTCGATGGGTTCTGTAGGAgccatgatgatgattgtgtTTTTATGGGTTATTTACTGAAAACGTATGAATGAGGGATTGGGAGAATGTTGTCGAATCTATACGAAGGTATATATGTGAATGAATAAAATTGTAGGTACCCGTTTCGTTTTGATGACAGCGACAATGAGGAGTAAAGAGTGCAATTTACAAAGGTTGGATACTATGTAAGGAGGGAGAAGGAGAAATAAGGAATGAATGAACATGAGCAGTTTTGCAGGATAGGACATTATTCAGACGCGTCTCAGCCATTCTTGGCTACTTTTGGTGTAAAAACCTATTTCGGTGGTGAAAAGTGATGATATCACGGTATTTCACATACGTAGGAATGCGCTCAATAGccagatttattagatgctATCACAAAGTATATATCGTTTTGATAGGTCATTGCTGCTATCGCTACAAGGGtttccacttcttcatcaaaacaataGCCAGGAGCAGAAAGCAGGCACAGGTTTCGTTTCTGACAAGATCATATGCATCATTATATCTAATTCAATATCCTTCAGCAAATAACCTATTGATCTTTTGTCCAACTTTCAATTACTTTTTCCAAATCGAATTTAGGATTTTCTATGTCGGTAATTACTGTGAGATTGGAATACGGAAGGTAAATTAGCATTTGATCATTGTTGTTTATGTTATTCGTTATCAATTGTAAAAGAGGTATGAAATATGTTCCCGGATACCAAACATTGCTattccacttcatcttcttccgctGGTTCAGCCCCTACCTGTTCCTCAATCCACAAGTATGATCATCACACAGTCACAGAGTATACCATACCAGCTAATCGAATGATCTAATGTTCCTTTTTTCCTGATGATTTGACCAAAATTGACAATTCCTCCCTATCcctaaaatcaaaaatataCACTCACATTCTGAACCGGAACTCTTCTCAGCTTTCTTAGCAGCAAAAGCTTTCTTGGCTTCCTCAACTAAATGTGCTCGGTGAGATACAGCTCGAGCAGCctatttgatttgaattacGCGGTTTTCAATGATAGATGTTGTTTTCAAAGTGTGCGGATTTTTTGacaatttgataaatatgaataaATCCGGTAGATAGGTTATAATAGATGAGATTCGTATGTCAGCTAAATAATCCCAGTTCAATAATTTAGTTACCAAGAAAACTAaccttcttttcatcatattgacTTTGTACTGTTGATTGATGTACGATACCGTAGAAGATACCTCCAATGAGGGCAGACCATCGGACAACCTATATTCCATACATTCTCAATCAGCTTATATTCCACATTAAACTATCCCTTTCTGAACCTATATTCCTCTTCCATTATTCTCCATGTTAAAATCGCTTTGCTGATGTGCTATCATATGATTTTGGCGATACTTGAGGCCGTTCTTGAGAGATTAACATTTAAACTTACGTTGGTGGTTGCAGTAGCCATTTTAGAGAATTTTTTGATAGGAAAGGGTTAGTGTAAAAGtctaaaagataaaatcgGAGGGCTCGGGTGCCCTTTTGAAGTTGATAGTTGAAAACGAAACGAAAACGAAAGTGTCAAGTAGTGATCTTTATGTGTATTCAATGTTATTGCTCAAATAATTAACATATCACTCGTGAGAGCCAACAGCAAGCTACTAAGGTTAATGCGAAGAAACATCAAAAGAATGCTTAGAACCGGTCCATACCGAGTAAGGGGGTAAGGTGTATTTCCGATATTTCCGTAGTGTGGCATACTCTACCTCGTTGCTGATATTGCCATGCGTTCTTTGGGTTCTGACGCGACGAAGCAACAACGTTAATCTCAACATCCTCCCAATATCCCATTAAACTGCCTTGCTGTCATAATAGGccatatatacatattcttATAGACCCAAGTCTGAAGATATATTGTAACTGAAGTATACCATTAACATCATCGATTCGAATCTTGCCTCTCCCTTCGCTATTCCTTGGAACAATCTATCAGATATCAGTGAATATCAAGGCGTAATCgccaaatcatcaatatgAACTCATCTTCAACGTGTTATACAATCATTCacgatgatttgattgatgctCCTTCATCTCAAGATTTGAGAAATGCTTTACAAAAAGGATCAGATGATGTTAAATTGGAAACTATGAGAAGAATCATAGTTAGCACTTTAAATGGTCAAGGTCATGTTAGTTATTCTAGTTACAAGCAGTCTATTAAACAAAACTAACTAAATATCTATCCTTCTAATAAACATAGCCTACACTCCTCATGCCAATTATTCAATATGTAATGCCTTCCCGTAATAaacaattgaagaagatgttacATTTCTACTGGGAGTGAGTGAAAAACTTGATTGAGCAATGTGAAAAGCCATGACTCATTTTGTCACAACAATATTTTAGGATATGTCCTAAATTGGATGAAGCTGGAAAGTTGAAACAAGAGATGATCTTAGTTGTGTAAGTTACAAAtatgattatcatcagaaaacACAGCTAACTTACTATCTACTGTACAGTAACGCTATCCGAAATGATTTGGTGAGCTCAATATGGAATATCGATATATCTTAAGCTAACTCCCGCATCAACCATTAGCAACACCCAAATGAGTATATAAGAGGAGCCACATTACGTTTCCTTCAAAAGATTAGAGAACAAGAATTGTTGGAACCTTTAGTACCTACCGTTAGATCATGTTTAGTGAGTTGCATGAAACCCTTTTTGGCGAGCTTTTTAGCAGACAactcattatcatcaatctcattcAACAGGAACACCGACATTCTTTCGTTAGAAAGAACGCTGTATTTGCAACATATACgatatatcaagatcatgAACATCTTATACCCGATGCtcctgaattattagatacATTCTTAGTAGCTGTAAGCTTTCTCGCACTTCCGCGATGGCCTCACATGTGCTGATCGCGCCCCTAATCGTTTCTGTTTGCAGGAATCCGATTCAACATGTAAACGAAATGCCTTTGTTACCCTTTGCAACATTTCTCAACCTACGGCAGTTCGATATTTACTCAACaactttgatcaaattgCAGGCATGGATGAATTGATGCAAATGGCTGTTATTGAATTGGTtagaaaagaagctaaaactGAAGGTGGACACAGAGTGAGCTTGCCAATTACATCTTGAGTTTTTTGGTATCAGGACATTACTGATCAACCTTTATAACATTTCACAGGCTAAATGGATTAGATGTATTTTTGAACTCCTTAACTCACCCTCGCATGCCGTCAAATACGAAGCTGCAACTAGTTTGACTACTCTCACCCAAAACCCTGCTGCCGTCAAAGGTGAGCTTCCGCATGATAACCCGACAAAAGGATATAAGCTGACAGTCCGAATAGCTGCCGCTGCCGCTCTTGCCGAGCTGATCGTCAAAGAAGCCGATAACAACGTCAAACTCATTGTTCTTGATCGATTCGACAACCTTAGAGCTAAACACGAACATGTATTGGATCCTATGGTTATGGACATCCTTAAAGTCTTATCCAggtaagatgaaattgattaaCATTCTCAGTGAGAAAGCTGAACACCTTGCATAGTCCCGATATGGAAGTAAAGAGAAAAGCCCTCGGTATCGCTTTAGAGATGGTAACAAGTAGAAacgttgaagatgttgtGTTATTCTTGAAGAAACAACTACAAGGTACTCTTGACCAAGACTTTGACAAGGTAAGCTCAACATTACAAGGACCCAAGAACTCCCATAACTTACTGACTCTTGGTCTGTTTCCAAAGAACCTTGAATACCGACAATTACTCATTCAAAGCATACATTCATGTGCAATCAAATTCTCTGAAGTTGCTGCCAATGTTGTACATGTGCTCATGGACTTCTTGGGAGACTCAAATAACCCTTCAGCAGTCGATGTCATATCGTTTGTCCGGTAAGCTACAGGCTACTCATCGTTCTGTAACGAGCATATTAGCTGACACTGTTCGATTGCTTTAGTGAGGTCGTTGAGCGATTCCCAGATCTTCGACCAGCTATCACTGAGAAACTTGTTTCAACATTCGGAGACATCAAATCTGGAAAGGTCTTCAGGGGCGCTATGTGGATTGTAGGAGAGTATGCTACTGGACCTTCAGATATCAAGAGAGCTATACAGGAGATCAGAAAAGTATTGGGTGAAATCCCCATCCTGGCGTCTGAACAGGTCAGCTATTATCGAACTTTTCTTATATGACCACCCGCTGATCTGTTCCCAATAGCGTTTGCTTGATGAGGCCGAAGCCGCGGATGATAGTGCACCAGAAAAGGAGGAAGCACCTAAAGCTGTTACGACAACAAGAGTTTTAGCTGATGGTACATATGCTACTGAAACGGTGTACACTTCAACAGCTCAAGCAGCAAGATTAGAACAAGTTCGAGCAGCTACTAAACCACCATTACGAGCTTTAATTCTTGGTGGTGATTTCTTCACCGCATCAGTACTAGCTGCAACTCTCACCAAACTTGTTCTCAGATTCTCTGAAGCTCAATCGGATTCACAATCCATCAATACTCTTCGAGCAGAAGCTATTTTAATTATGACATCTATCATCCGGGTCGGTCAATCTAAATTTGTCGCTGTGccaattgatgaagattcacAAGAAAGAATAATGAATTGTATAGAGACTCTTGCGGAAttacaatcatcaaagatATTACAAGATGTTTTCTTACATGACACTAAAGCTGCTTATGCTAAGATGGTAGCTACTGAAGAGGTAAGCTATCATGAGCTTGTGGCGATGTCTGAGAATGCTGTATGCTGACGAATAACAATCTTCACAGAAAAAAGCTttggaaaagaaagagagagaaagtAAAACTGCAACTATACAAGCGGATGACTTGATAAGTTTCAGACAGTTATCGAAAAAATCTACTCttggtgatgttgatgacgTGAGTGAAGCGTATAATGATTCATCTCCAGGTGGTATATGGAAGCTAACGTTGATATTTCGATTAGTTCGATGATTTGGTCGCAGCAACAGGAGCAGCTGAAGTtcaagatgatttcgtttcaaaattatcaagaatttCACAATTAACTGGATTTTCAGATTCGATTTATGCTGAAACTGTCGTAACATTATCACaatatgatattatattagATGTTTTATTGGTTAATACAACAAATGAAACAATGCAAAATTTAACTGTAGATTTTGCTACTTTAGGTGATTtaaaattagttgaaagacCTGCGGCTGTAACTTTAGCTCCACATGGTTTCCACAGTTTAACTGCAACAGTAAAAGTTTCATCAACTGAAACTGGGGTTATATTTGGTGCTATAACTTATCAAAAACAAGGtgcatcagattcagatgttACGATTGTAATGTCGGATATTCATGTAGATATTATGAGTTTCATTAAACCTAATTATGTGAACGAAGCTCAGGTAAgttctttcatcttttcgCCGAAGGATGACAGAAGCTGATTCCCTTGTGAATTGTACAGTTCCGATCTATGTGGACTGAATTTGAATGGGAGGTAAGTAATCTTTAAGCCTGTTATTCTAGAATCAAAGTGTAAAGCTGATTTCCTTATCGTTCCTGTCACATAGAACAAAGTTGCCGTACAAACCTCTATCTCAGATTTACGAGCTTATCTCGACCATTTACTTAAATCTACACATATGGCTTTACTTACACCTGAAGCTGCTTTATCGGGTGATTGTGATTTCttatcagctaatttagctgctaaatcattatttggtaagtcaatttttgttttgatttgCTTGTAGCAAGATCAAAAAAGCTGATTATCGTTTGATTTGTTTTCCTTCAGGCGAAGATGCATTAGCGAATGcatcaattgaaagaacaGAAGATGGATCAATTACAGGTCATGTTAGAATAAGATCAAAAACTCAAGGTATAGCTTTGAGTTTGGGTGATAAAATCACTTTAAGTCAAAAAGCTCTTAAATAGGGATATTGACTAGGATTGAaagataaatagataaaaacTCTTTGTAACGATTTCTATTCTTAAAACGATTTATGCAATACATTTCACTGGTTAATTCATGCTTCATCCCATACCCCATACCAATCTTCTGGCTTGTTTGTGATTTACAGTAATCAGTTTAAGAATTGAAGCTAAAATGAGATCTTCGGTGAACACCGCTAGCAGGCGTCCGCTAGGCCTAGTAGGTCGCGTTAATTGACGTTCCTTCAGGTTGATGTCCTCAGCGTAAGCAATGTTATTGTTGTCGTCGTGGTGACACACGCATTAGATGTATCGGTCTTCATATATATCTGCGTCTGAAAGAACCTGAAAAACCGATTCCTTGAACCCGATGAACGCGGTTGGCGAAGAACAAAGCGAA
Encoded proteins:
- a CDS encoding histone acetyltransferase type B subunit 2, with the protein product MAPTEPIEVEDDASDAGDDSQVINEEYKIWKKNTPFLYDTVITHALTWPSLTCQWLPDQTSPPDADYTVHRMIIGTHTSGQSNDHLIIAEVLLPKGGMENSGKEVAEMYDEDKQEIGSYTKSPARIRAIQTINHEGEINRARYMPQNPELIATKAVSGDVLVFDRTKHESKANPNGECKPDIRLKGQSKEGYGLAWSTLKEGHILSASEDTTVAHWDIQGYQKKDPVLQPIRVYKGHSACVGDVDWHPMDPTMFASVGDDRQIMIWDTRDSNVNKPQSRVEGHTAEINSVAFAPSSEYLFLTGSSDKTIALWDIRHPEKKLHSFEGHTDDVLQLSWSPHSPVHFASASADRRVHIWDLNLIGAEQTPDDAEDGPPELLFVHGGHTSKVSDLSWSPNAKWHLATTAEDNILQVWEPSRHIRLPGQGDVNAMDLE